The Oscillospiraceae bacterium genome contains a region encoding:
- a CDS encoding phosphate starvation protein PhoH, with amino-acid sequence MAEKLIELDSVDTALAIFGSCDENIRLLEKEFGVTAVCRGTEIKLAGEAGAVAAAGRAVDAMLTLLENHTPLEEQAVRYCISLAGAGEERRVKELTEDFVAITAKGRPVRAKTLGQQEYLRAIKANSITFGVGPAGTGKTYLAVAMAVKAFKSKEVTRIILTRPAVEAGEKLGFLPGDLQNKVDPYLRPLYDGLHDMLGAESFQKLLEKQSIEVAPLAYMRGRTLDDAFIILDEAQNTSPEQMKMFLTRMGAGSKVVVTGDITQIDLPDKNRSGLVDALGVLKNVPGIARVQFSEKDVVRHRLVQEIVKAYDRAAAARLHKN; translated from the coding sequence ATGGCCGAAAAATTGATCGAACTGGACAGCGTGGATACAGCCCTTGCTATTTTTGGAAGCTGTGATGAGAACATCCGGTTATTGGAAAAAGAGTTCGGGGTGACCGCCGTGTGCCGCGGCACCGAGATCAAGCTGGCGGGCGAGGCCGGTGCGGTGGCCGCTGCGGGCCGCGCCGTGGACGCCATGCTCACCCTGCTGGAAAACCACACCCCCCTGGAAGAACAGGCGGTGCGCTATTGCATCAGCCTGGCGGGGGCAGGGGAAGAGCGCAGGGTGAAGGAGCTGACCGAAGATTTTGTTGCGATCACGGCCAAAGGGCGGCCCGTGCGTGCCAAAACCCTGGGCCAGCAGGAGTATCTGCGGGCCATCAAGGCGAACTCCATCACCTTTGGGGTGGGGCCCGCGGGCACCGGCAAGACCTATCTGGCGGTGGCCATGGCGGTAAAGGCCTTCAAGAGCAAGGAGGTCACGCGCATCATCCTGACCCGGCCCGCAGTGGAGGCGGGCGAAAAGCTGGGCTTTTTGCCGGGCGATCTGCAAAACAAGGTGGACCCCTATCTTCGGCCGCTGTACGACGGGCTGCACGATATGCTGGGGGCCGAGAGCTTTCAGAAATTGCTGGAAAAACAGTCGATCGAGGTGGCGCCGCTGGCCTATATGCGCGGCCGCACCCTGGACGATGCGTTTATCATTCTGGACGAGGCGCAGAATACCAGCCCCGAACAGATGAAGATGTTCCTCACCCGCATGGGGGCGGGCAGCAAGGTGGTGGTGACCGGCGATATTACCCAGATCGATCTGCCGGACAAAAACCGCAGCGGCCTGGTGGACGCGCTGGGCGTGCTGAAAAACGTGCCGGGGATCGCGCGGGTGCAGTTCTCGGAAAAGGATGTGGTGCGCCACAGGCTGGTGCAGGAGATCGTAAAGGCCTATGACCGGGCGGCAGCGGCCCGGCTGCATAAAAATTAA
- the ybeY gene encoding endoribonuclease YbeY codes for MSNKVLISNQQKTVKVPSGLRILIRRSCNAVLEFEKFPEPAEISVTFVDNAEIQKLNSQYRNKDMPTDVLSFPLGEGGVYDHNQDTGAALLGDIVISMERAMEQAELYGHPLQREVAFLTVHSMLHLLGYDHEVGGLEAVKMREKEEAVLIQLGLPRTVSYTADQL; via the coding sequence GTGTCTAACAAAGTGCTTATTTCCAACCAGCAGAAAACCGTAAAGGTACCCTCGGGCCTGCGCATTTTGATCCGCCGCAGCTGCAATGCGGTGCTGGAGTTTGAAAAATTCCCCGAGCCGGCCGAGATCAGCGTCACGTTTGTGGACAATGCGGAGATTCAAAAGCTCAACAGCCAGTACCGCAATAAGGACATGCCCACCGACGTGCTGAGCTTTCCCTTGGGGGAGGGCGGGGTGTACGACCACAACCAGGATACGGGCGCCGCGCTGCTGGGCGACATTGTGATCTCGATGGAGCGCGCCATGGAGCAGGCCGAGCTCTACGGCCACCCGCTGCAGCGCGAGGTGGCGTTTTTGACCGTGCACTCCATGCTGCATCTGCTGGGCTACGACCACGAGGTCGGGGGCCTGGAGGCGGTAAAGATGCGCGAAAAAGAGGAGGCTGTGCTGATTCAGCTGGGGCTGCCGCGCACGGTGTCCTACACGGCAGATCAGCTTTGA
- the era gene encoding GTPase Era: protein MQTSSVFVALVGRPNVGKSSLTNRLVGEKVAIVTSKPQTTRTRITGIVTRGPVQYVLLDTPGVHIPRTKLGERMSKAAADSVADVDVSLMLFEPYGEFTEAELAMIGALKKGGGPAIAVINKTDTLKRPADLEARRAQLKALETFEAVEAVSVLADEGCEELFGLLAAHAVEGPHFFADDAYTDLPEKALVSEILREKMLLNLYDEIPHGVAVTVERFKERPGTNLIDIDVNIYCERKSHKGMIIGKGGKMLKKIASEARAECEDFLGARVNLQCWVKVKDDWRDSDFLLNDFGFRQER from the coding sequence TTGCAGACTTCTTCGGTATTTGTGGCCCTGGTGGGCCGGCCCAACGTGGGAAAATCCAGCCTGACCAACCGCCTGGTGGGGGAAAAGGTGGCCATTGTGACCTCAAAACCACAAACCACCCGCACCCGCATCACCGGGATCGTGACCCGGGGGCCGGTGCAGTATGTGCTGCTGGACACGCCGGGGGTGCACATCCCGCGCACAAAGCTGGGCGAGCGGATGAGCAAGGCGGCGGCCGACAGCGTGGCCGATGTGGACGTGAGCCTGATGCTGTTTGAGCCCTACGGTGAGTTCACAGAGGCGGAGCTGGCCATGATCGGGGCGCTGAAAAAGGGCGGCGGGCCGGCCATTGCAGTGATCAACAAGACCGACACCTTAAAGCGGCCGGCGGACCTGGAGGCGCGCCGCGCCCAGCTGAAAGCGCTGGAAACCTTTGAAGCGGTGGAGGCCGTGAGCGTGCTGGCCGACGAGGGCTGCGAGGAGCTGTTCGGCCTGCTGGCCGCCCACGCGGTGGAGGGGCCGCATTTTTTTGCGGACGACGCATACACCGACCTGCCGGAAAAGGCGCTGGTGAGCGAGATCCTTCGGGAAAAGATGCTGCTGAACCTTTACGACGAGATCCCCCACGGCGTTGCCGTGACGGTGGAGCGCTTTAAAGAGCGGCCGGGCACGAACCTGATCGACATCGACGTGAACATTTACTGCGAGCGCAAGAGCCATAAGGGCATGATCATTGGCAAGGGCGGGAAAATGCTGAAAAAGATCGCCAGCGAGGCCCGCGCCGAGTGTGAGGACTTTTTGGGCGCGCGGGTTAACCTGCAGTGCTGGGTGAAGGTGAAAGACGACTGGCGCGACAGCGACTTTTTGCTGAATGACTTCGGTTTTCGGCAGGAGCGGTAA
- the recO gene encoding DNA repair protein RecO has product MQIVTPGLVLREVKVGESDRIITLLTPKLGVITASAKGSLRLKSKLFSACGLFCYSEFTLFQGKTMYMVDDAQVKQVFFGVRESIEGTALAMYLAELTLTLSPTGTEAAALLRLLLNSLYLIGEGKKTPGQIKTVFELRALCEAGYMPALIGCGACGKYEGGPFYFNEAAGTLRCADCAAKEGKAPNLDGAALTALRHIALVEDKKIFSFSIPPESMEALGRAAEHYAAHHLDKPLKTLDFLKTVLL; this is encoded by the coding sequence ATGCAGATCGTAACGCCGGGCCTGGTACTGCGGGAAGTCAAAGTAGGGGAATCTGACCGGATCATCACCCTGCTCACCCCAAAACTGGGCGTGATCACTGCATCCGCAAAGGGGAGCCTGCGGCTGAAGAGCAAGCTTTTCAGCGCATGCGGGCTCTTTTGCTATTCTGAATTCACCCTGTTTCAGGGCAAGACCATGTATATGGTGGACGACGCCCAGGTGAAACAGGTGTTTTTTGGAGTGCGGGAAAGCATTGAGGGCACAGCCCTGGCCATGTATCTGGCGGAATTGACGCTCACCCTTTCGCCCACCGGCACCGAGGCTGCGGCCCTGCTGCGCCTTTTGCTCAACAGCCTGTATCTGATCGGCGAGGGCAAAAAGACGCCCGGCCAGATCAAGACCGTGTTCGAGCTGCGCGCGCTGTGCGAGGCGGGGTATATGCCGGCGCTGATCGGTTGCGGCGCCTGCGGCAAATACGAGGGAGGCCCCTTTTACTTTAACGAAGCCGCGGGAACCCTGCGCTGTGCCGACTGCGCGGCAAAGGAGGGAAAGGCCCCGAACCTGGACGGCGCTGCGCTCACCGCGCTGCGGCATATCGCCCTGGTGGAGGACAAAAAGATCTTCAGCTTTTCCATTCCGCCCGAGAGCATGGAGGCCCTGGGCCGGGCGGCCGAACATTATGCAGCCCACCACCTGGACAAGCCCTTGAAAACCCTGGATTTTTTGAAGACGGTATTGCTGTAA
- the mutS2 gene encoding endonuclease MutS2, translated as MDKTYLKTLELDKILAQAAEYATCAEARALLVEQPACENAEETRFALSQTDAINSLLLKNGSPRFGGVNGVNKIVSRAVKGGVLSMAELLEVAGALRNFQNLVSWYHISEHDLLPVDDLFYALTPQPALEKAISESILSPEEMADTASNTLFEVRRKIQATENSIRDKLDAIIKNSTTNKFLQDAVVSLRNGRFVVPVKAEYRGEVGGVIHDVSSTGATVFVEPTAVVEANARIMQLRSQEKAEIERILVAFTEQVAGIEPVFSFSYQAMLEIDVLLAKAQLALEQKAYMPQVADGVWFDLKKARHPLIDKTKVVPIDVALGREYDTLVITGPNTGGKTVTLKTAGLLCAMAQHGLLIPAHEHSTVCAFADYLVDIGDEQSIEQSLSTFSGHMKKITGILDGAFGGSLVLLDELGAGTDPAEGAALAVSIIEQLRIQGALVMATTHYSELKVFALETPGVVNASCEFDVESLRPTYKLSVGVPGKSNAFLIGEKLGLPPRVIQRAETHLASDDKRLDDVLAQLDDLKLELKESQAQAEAAREQAAHALEKAKEKCDALIRQGEIELEAARVKARQMAQQVQAEAFALTDELRRLQKDDKQSAAQRAARAREIARKDAESLYGKTDVVHNAVREFVPLKEVRLGQEVVIAEYDQLATVTGLPDRNGMVEVRAGILKTKVPLAGLKAPDKLQKSGPAKPRTQPRSAMVQKVERTASMEINLLGMTVEEALMEADQFIDHAVMTGLTVVYLIHGKGTGALRKAIHQHLRGHKNVKSFRLGRYGEGEDGVTVVELK; from the coding sequence ATGGATAAAACCTACTTAAAAACACTGGAACTGGATAAGATACTGGCGCAGGCGGCGGAGTATGCCACCTGTGCCGAGGCCCGCGCGCTGCTGGTGGAACAGCCTGCCTGCGAAAATGCAGAGGAAACCCGCTTTGCCCTCAGCCAGACTGACGCCATCAACAGCCTGCTGCTGAAAAACGGCAGCCCGCGCTTTGGCGGGGTGAACGGGGTAAACAAGATTGTGAGCCGGGCCGTTAAGGGCGGCGTGCTTTCGATGGCGGAGCTGCTGGAGGTGGCGGGCGCGCTGCGCAACTTTCAAAATCTGGTGAGCTGGTATCACATCAGCGAGCACGATCTGCTGCCGGTGGATGATCTGTTTTATGCGCTCACCCCCCAGCCCGCGCTGGAAAAAGCCATCAGCGAGTCCATTCTTTCGCCGGAAGAAATGGCGGACACTGCCAGCAACACCCTGTTTGAGGTGCGCCGCAAGATCCAGGCCACCGAGAACTCGATCCGCGACAAGCTGGACGCCATCATCAAAAACAGCACCACCAACAAATTTTTGCAGGACGCGGTGGTGTCGCTGCGCAACGGCCGCTTTGTGGTGCCGGTAAAGGCCGAATACCGGGGCGAGGTGGGGGGCGTTATCCACGACGTTTCCAGTACCGGCGCCACGGTATTTGTGGAGCCCACCGCCGTGGTGGAGGCAAACGCCAGGATCATGCAACTGCGCAGCCAGGAAAAAGCCGAGATCGAGCGGATTCTGGTGGCGTTTACCGAGCAGGTGGCGGGCATCGAGCCGGTGTTCAGCTTCAGCTACCAGGCGATGCTTGAGATCGACGTGCTGCTGGCAAAGGCTCAGCTGGCGCTGGAGCAAAAGGCGTATATGCCGCAGGTGGCCGACGGCGTTTGGTTCGATTTAAAAAAGGCCCGCCACCCCCTGATCGACAAGACAAAGGTCGTTCCCATCGATGTGGCGCTGGGCAGGGAATACGACACCCTGGTCATCACCGGCCCCAACACCGGCGGCAAGACCGTGACCCTGAAAACGGCGGGCCTTTTGTGCGCTATGGCGCAGCACGGTCTCTTGATCCCCGCCCACGAACACAGCACGGTGTGCGCGTTTGCCGATTACCTGGTGGATATTGGGGACGAACAGAGCATTGAGCAAAGCCTTTCCACCTTTTCGGGGCACATGAAAAAGATCACCGGCATCCTGGACGGCGCCTTTGGGGGCAGCCTTGTGCTGCTGGACGAGCTGGGCGCCGGCACCGACCCGGCCGAGGGCGCGGCGCTGGCGGTGAGCATCATCGAGCAGCTGCGCATCCAGGGGGCGCTGGTCATGGCCACCACCCATTACTCCGAGCTGAAGGTATTTGCCCTGGAAACGCCGGGCGTGGTGAATGCGAGCTGCGAATTCGACGTGGAGAGCCTGCGCCCCACCTATAAGCTGAGCGTGGGCGTGCCGGGCAAATCCAACGCGTTTTTGATCGGCGAAAAGCTGGGCCTGCCGCCCAGGGTGATCCAGCGGGCTGAAACCCATCTTGCCAGCGACGACAAGCGCCTGGACGACGTGCTGGCCCAGCTGGACGATCTGAAATTGGAATTGAAGGAGAGCCAGGCCCAGGCCGAGGCCGCCAGAGAGCAGGCCGCCCACGCGCTGGAAAAGGCAAAGGAAAAGTGCGACGCGCTGATCCGGCAGGGTGAGATCGAGCTGGAAGCGGCGCGCGTAAAGGCCCGGCAGATGGCCCAGCAGGTGCAGGCCGAGGCGTTTGCGCTGACGGACGAGCTGCGCAGGCTGCAAAAGGACGACAAGCAGAGCGCCGCCCAGCGCGCCGCGCGGGCCCGGGAGATTGCGCGGAAGGACGCCGAAAGCCTGTATGGCAAAACCGACGTGGTGCACAATGCGGTGCGCGAGTTCGTGCCCCTGAAAGAGGTGCGCCTGGGGCAGGAGGTGGTGATCGCTGAGTATGACCAGCTGGCCACCGTGACCGGCCTGCCGGACCGAAACGGCATGGTGGAGGTGCGGGCCGGCATTTTGAAGACCAAGGTGCCCCTGGCGGGCCTGAAAGCGCCGGACAAGCTGCAGAAAAGCGGGCCGGCAAAACCCCGCACCCAGCCGCGCAGCGCCATGGTGCAAAAGGTGGAGCGCACCGCCAGCATGGAGATCAACCTGCTGGGCATGACCGTGGAGGAGGCCCTGATGGAGGCGGATCAGTTCATCGACCACGCGGTCATGACCGGCCTCACGGTGGTGTACCTGATCCACGGCAAGGGCACCGGCGCGCTGCGCAAGGCGATCCACCAGCATCTGCGGGGGCACAAAAATGTAAAAAGCTTCCGCTTGGGCCGCTATGGGGAAGGGGAGGACGGCGTGACCGTGGTGGAGCTGAAATAG
- a CDS encoding DUF159 family protein, giving the protein MCGRYQFTAVENESIRRILQAVEQQYGPGAWQPGEVFPSAPAPVLVQTESSVAARLALWGFPGGQRGLIINARAETAEQRPMFRGLVSTGRCVVPTSGFYEWDAARHKYLFRLPGSEAVYLAGLWEQTEEEAHFTILTTAPNTSVADVHDRMPLVLPPEAVRPWLSDEAAARRLLHTEPPPLHSTAESGQLRMW; this is encoded by the coding sequence ATGTGCGGCCGGTATCAGTTCACCGCGGTGGAAAACGAGAGCATCCGCCGTATTTTGCAGGCGGTGGAGCAGCAGTATGGCCCCGGGGCCTGGCAGCCCGGCGAGGTGTTCCCCTCGGCTCCCGCGCCGGTGCTCGTCCAGACCGAAAGCAGCGTGGCCGCAAGGCTGGCGCTGTGGGGCTTCCCCGGTGGGCAGCGGGGCCTGATCATCAATGCCCGCGCCGAAACGGCCGAGCAGCGCCCCATGTTCCGCGGCCTTGTGTCCACCGGCCGGTGTGTGGTGCCCACCTCCGGCTTTTACGAGTGGGACGCAGCGCGCCACAAATACCTGTTCCGCCTGCCGGGCAGCGAGGCGGTGTACCTGGCCGGGCTTTGGGAGCAAACGGAGGAGGAGGCGCATTTCACCATCCTCACCACCGCGCCCAACACTTCGGTGGCCGATGTGCACGACCGCATGCCCCTGGTGCTCCCCCCTGAGGCGGTCCGCCCCTGGCTGTCGGACGAAGCCGCCGCCCGCCGCCTTCTGCACACCGAGCCCCCGCCCCTGCACAGCACGGCCGAAAGCGGCCAGCTGCGCATGTGGTGA
- the sigG gene encoding RNA polymerase sigma factor translates to MYYNKVEICGVNTAKLPVLKEKEKAELLRAARAGDQEARQKMIQGNLRLVLSVVQKFTGRGENMDDLFQVGCIGLIKAIDHFDPDLNVRFSTYGVPMIVGEIRRFLRDNNAVRVSRSVRDTAYRAMQAKEQLQKELGREPHITEIAKRVELPAATVTLALESVVDPVSLYEPVYNDGGDTIYVMDQIGDNGGEESWISGIMFKDTVKELTDREKKIMALRYLSGKTQVEVAREIGISQAQVSRLEKSALGRIKDRL, encoded by the coding sequence TTGTATTATAATAAAGTGGAGATCTGCGGGGTGAACACCGCCAAGCTTCCGGTGCTGAAGGAAAAAGAAAAGGCGGAGCTGCTGCGCGCGGCCCGGGCAGGCGATCAGGAAGCCCGGCAGAAAATGATCCAGGGCAACCTGCGCCTGGTGCTGAGCGTGGTGCAGAAATTCACCGGCCGCGGCGAAAATATGGACGATCTGTTCCAGGTGGGGTGCATCGGGCTGATCAAAGCCATCGATCATTTTGACCCAGATCTGAACGTGCGCTTTTCCACCTACGGCGTGCCCATGATCGTGGGCGAGATCCGCCGCTTTCTGCGCGACAACAACGCCGTGCGGGTGAGCCGTTCGGTGCGCGACACCGCCTACCGCGCCATGCAGGCCAAGGAACAGCTGCAAAAAGAGCTGGGCCGGGAGCCTCATATCACCGAGATCGCAAAACGGGTGGAGCTGCCCGCCGCCACCGTTACCCTGGCGCTGGAAAGTGTGGTGGACCCGGTAAGCCTTTACGAGCCGGTGTATAATGATGGTGGGGATACGATCTATGTGATGGACCAGATCGGCGACAATGGCGGCGAGGAGAGCTGGATCAGCGGCATCATGTTCAAAGACACGGTGAAAGAGCTCACCGACCGGGAAAAAAAGATCATGGCCCTGCGCTACCTTTCGGGCAAAACCCAGGTGGAGGTAGCCCGGGAAATCGGCATCAGCCAGGCGCAGGTGAGCCGGCTGGAAAAAAGCGCCCTGGGGCGCATCAAGGACAGACTGTAA
- the sigE gene encoding RNA polymerase sigma factor translates to MYKGWLTRLRLLARGALARLRMPGAAYYINGPDTLPPPLTPAEEKLVFQGLEEGRQSCRDILITHNLRLVVYIARKFESSGIPVEDIISIGTIGLIKAVNTFAPSKNIKLATYASRCIENEILMYLRKSSNRRQETSIDEPLNTDGDGNELLLSDVLGSDQNQIGAQLEQDAEKDMLRQAVDRLGPREKQIMQMRFGLADGVEHTQKEVADFIGISQSYISRLEKRIIQRLRRDLEKMA, encoded by the coding sequence ATGTACAAAGGATGGTTGACCCGGCTGCGGCTGCTGGCAAGGGGCGCCCTTGCGCGGCTGCGCATGCCCGGTGCCGCCTATTATATCAACGGGCCCGACACCCTGCCCCCGCCCCTTACCCCGGCCGAAGAAAAGCTCGTGTTCCAAGGGCTGGAAGAGGGCAGGCAGAGCTGCCGCGATATCCTGATCACCCATAACCTGCGCCTGGTGGTCTACATTGCCCGCAAGTTCGAGAGCAGCGGCATCCCGGTAGAGGATATCATCTCCATCGGCACCATTGGCCTGATCAAGGCGGTGAACACCTTCGCCCCCTCCAAAAACATCAAGCTTGCCACCTATGCCAGCCGCTGCATCGAAAACGAGATTCTGATGTATCTGCGCAAAAGCAGCAACCGCCGCCAGGAAACCAGCATCGACGAGCCCTTGAACACGGACGGCGACGGCAATGAGCTCCTGCTCTCGGACGTGCTGGGCAGCGACCAGAACCAGATCGGTGCACAGCTGGAACAGGACGCTGAAAAAGACATGCTCCGCCAGGCTGTAGACCGGCTTGGCCCCCGGGAAAAGCAGATCATGCAGATGCGGTTTGGCCTGGCGGACGGGGTGGAACATACGCAAAAAGAAGTGGCCGACTTCATCGGCATCTCACAAAGCTACATCTCCCGGCTGGAAAAGCGCATCATTCAGCGGCTGCGGCGGGATTTGGAAAAAATGGCATGA
- a CDS encoding haloacid dehalogenase, with product MYRNIVFDLGGVVVDYDPHTFLLERFFDEAVESKVHEIVFGSKEWRQLDAGEITRAEANAVMLEKAREAGCLFEVQSVLDDWMRTLKTRRKTVEIIKRLKKMGFSIYYLSNIAQDTLEELKKRDFWPLFEGGVASCEAGTNKPDARIYELLITKYLLDRTETIFVDDNKLNANAAYELGITGIHYKGGPAFIRALNACGIPIKEHLLW from the coding sequence ATGTATAGGAACATCGTGTTTGATCTCGGGGGCGTGGTGGTGGATTACGACCCGCACACCTTTTTGTTGGAGCGCTTTTTTGACGAAGCGGTCGAGAGCAAGGTCCACGAGATCGTATTCGGCAGCAAGGAGTGGCGGCAGCTGGATGCGGGCGAGATCACCCGGGCCGAGGCGAACGCCGTTATGCTGGAAAAGGCGAGGGAGGCCGGCTGCCTGTTCGAGGTTCAAAGTGTGCTGGACGACTGGATGCGCACTTTGAAGACCCGCCGCAAAACCGTGGAGATCATAAAGCGGCTCAAAAAAATGGGCTTTTCGATCTACTATCTGTCCAACATTGCGCAGGATACCCTGGAAGAGCTTAAAAAGCGGGACTTCTGGCCCCTGTTCGAGGGGGGCGTCGCCTCCTGCGAGGCGGGCACCAACAAGCCGGACGCCCGTATTTATGAACTGCTGATCACAAAGTATCTGCTGGACCGCACCGAAACGATTTTTGTGGACGACAACAAGCTGAACGCCAACGCCGCTTACGAGCTTGGCATTACGGGCATCCATTACAAAGGCGGCCCCGCGTTTATCCGGGCGCTCAACGCCTGTGGAATTCCCATTAAAGAACATTTATTGTGGTGA